The Nostoc sp. UHCC 0926 nucleotide sequence GGCTTTACTAATTGCTTCCATTCAGTTACCTACAGAAAACTTTCAGGTAGAATGTGGATTGGGAATTATCACCAGCTTTTTGATTCTTCAGCGCAAAGGCGGGGATTTGCCAATACCAGAAGACTACTCAATCTTTATGGCAGTTGCGGATAAAATTGGTTTTGATAGTAGAGGTCGTCGTCTCTTTCGTTCAATTACAAATGGGCAACAAACCCAAGAAATTGATAGTGATTTCCCGCTAATTATGGAAGAATTTAAAAAGTTTATGACAGAAGTTTGGCAAAATCATATTTACCTAAAGTAATTCAGGACTTATATCAAGCCGGGTACGTAGCAGGCGCTCGTTAAGCATGAAAGAAAGCACTTCCCCTGCCTCCCTCTGCGGTCTTAATGATAAGTCTTTCACCGAACATGATATTACAGGGGAATTACAGGAGTGCCTCGCTCCGCGAGGAGCTTTGCTAACAATATTTTGTCAAAATTTAATGCAATCCTGGTGTTTGATAAACTCGTGCTGGGAAATTTTCTAAAACATCAGTTTCACTGCTACTAGACTCCTGTGCAGGTGCTACATCTTCCTCTGGTAATGGCAACATTCGCGCGGCTGACTCAATCCGTTCATGTAATGCTTGTGTTAACGTTTTAATATCAGGAATTATCACCTGACTTTCTAAAGCAGGTTTAACTTGTGTGTCCCAAAGAGCCTCACTATCATGCGCTCGTTTTTCATCGGCTTTGGACACGGGAATAATTAAAGGATAAGGAATAGAAGCTTGTCCCTCTGAACTATAACCAGGACTAGTAATTACGCACTTGCCTTGAGGAAATTTCAAAATTTCGTCAGCACTGATTACAGGCATTTTTTGCAAATTCTCACTCCAGCTGATTGAACGGCTCATTTGTCCGCCAAGCGATCGCCCTGTGGTACGATTTTTAATCAGCACTTCCTTCTCACCGTAGCGTTTGGAGTAATCCTCAGCCGTTTTGTAGTTACCAGGATTAAACAAAACATGGGTACTACAAGCTGATGCGATCGCACTCCCCATCTTATCCCCATAAATATCGTAAAGTTGCTCTAAACTTTGGATACCCAGAATAAAGCAGGCACCATTAGAACGATATTCATTAATCCACTGCGGTAAGCGGTCTAGCTTAATTGATGGTAATTCATCCAAAGAAATAATCAACGGATCTTTGCGGGGACGGCTTAAATTACCAACAATCATCAAGTGCATTGCAGCCGCCAGCAGAGGCCCAACCACACTGCGGCGTTCATCATCTAGCTTGAACACCACCATCTCTCTACCTTCAAGCTTAGTGGGAATATCCGATTTCCCTATAAATGCCCTCAGCAAATCAGCTTGAATGAAAGATGAGAAAGTACCTGCTGCTGTGGTCAAAATCCCCGAAATAGTCTTCTCTGCATCCTTAGCACTCAAAAATTGAATAAACGAAGTCGCCACCCATTCATCCAACCTTTTGGACTGTACCGCATGGTCAAGACGTTGTACCAGTTTTGGCAACCGCAACACAGCATACAGCATCGCCATATCTGGGTAAGGTGAACCCTTAACTAACTGCAATAGTGCTTTAGCTAACAAGTCCCCGGCTTTAGCAAAGAACTCATCACTTTTACCACCACTGGAAGCATTGCGGTTAATCACTTGTCCAATTTCCCCTGCCATTACCTTATATCTTGCACCTACCGAATCAACTCAGAAAAAGCAGATAAAAAGTACAAAAATGAGACATTAGAAGCAGTGTCAGGGTTAATCGCTACTTAGATGTTTAAAGAACTATAAAACTAGTAATGTTACTTAATTAGTTGAGAAAGACGATGGCAGGCTTTGTCAAGGTATGATGTTCCAACTAATGAGTCGTTGATCAGGCGATCGTTAATTATGAGAATGGCGCTTATTTGTGGAATTGTCCAAAATGTGAGAAAAAGGGCGTGAAACATATTACAGATTAGCAAGAACTATGGTTTCAATTCTTGCCCACGCCCAAAATTTAGTTTACACCTTGCTGTCATTGATGCCTTCTACTTACCAACAAGAAAATCTTGAAGCAATGTTGGGATTGTTCTTGCAGTCAGAGGGGTATCCTCTACCTGAGCACAGTAAAAGTAAGTCAGCCAGCGCCTTAAGTCGATTTCTCAACATCTACAATTGGTCAACTATAAGTGTAATTCGTACCACCCGTAACCGTGTTATTAAGGAGATTTTGTCGCAGCGGACTTTAGGACGTAAACCATTTCTACAAGTGATTATTGACCTAACAACTCTGGAAAAGTTTGGCAAGTTTAAGGGATTTGAAAATTTAATCCGCGTATACAACGGAAAACGAGGTTTACACTTGGTTGTGGTGTATTTGGTTGTAGGTCGGTGGCGAGTTCCCTGGAGTTTTCGCGTCTGGAAGGGAAAAGGGACTCCGTCCCCGGCACAATTGGGACTAAAAATGGTCAAATGCTTGCCCAAAAAACTAACAAAGCACTTCCAGGTGATGGTTCTTGTAGATACAGCCTTTGGTAGTGTGGAATTTATACACGGTGTCCGAAAGCGGAAATACCATATAATTGCTGGGATCGCTTGTACCCGTAAGTTAATAGATGGGCGCTGTGTTGCTCAACTACATAAACGTGGACAACAACTTCGCTTGAGGGGTTTGAAATTTCCTGTCTATGTATCCTGGTACTATTTTAAACGTGATGATGGTAAATATGTCAAACGATTTGTCATTTCAACCAAAGCTCTCAAAGCTAGTACTATTTCTTGGTGGGGTAAACGACGGTGGCGAATAGAGGGTTGGTTTAAAACTGCGAAACACCGTTTCGGGTTACATCGGTTTGGGCAGGGGACACTTTTAGGCGTTTATCGTTGCTTGGTATTGTCCCTGATTTCTTATATTTTGGCACACTGGGCTTATTTATCCACAGCGATCGCTTCTACAAACCTACCTGATTGGGGACAAGCAGCAGAAATCGCATTCCAAACTATATTTCCACAATTGGTAGTGTTACTTCTTTTACAAGACATTGAACGCCTGAGAGAACTGGCACTTAGTCAAGGAATTGACATTCAAATTTCCAGGTGCAAGATATGAGTTGAGGCGGCTTTGGATGATCATTATCGTACTATCAATTCCCTGATTAATATCAACTGCTTTCATTTCAGCCTCGTCTAAGCGTGAGAAAGTCCGCAGGGAAAGAACAATATCTCGAATCCGTTCTGCTCCCATGAGCATCGATTTGAATAATTTGGGAAAGTCTGACCTTAAAAAATCTAGTTCAATGAAATTTGTAAACTCCTCAATTGCCTCGGCTGATTGGGGATAATGTCTTTGGTAGATATCTAATAGTGAAAATAAATTTTGGGTGTATTCATCAGCCGATTTCAGATTGCCGTAAATAAAGCTAACTGGGTTGTTAATTTCATGGGCAATCCCTGCAACTAATTGCCTCAAACTCGACATTTTTTCAGTTTGCACCAGTTGAGCTTGAGTATATTTGAGTTTCTCAAGGGTAACTTTGAGGTCTTGATTAGCTTGAATTAGCTCAATATTTCGTTGTTCTACCCTAGCTTCCAGTTCCTCATTCGTTTGCTTCAGTAATGCTTCTGCATGTTTGCGTAAGCGAAGCTCGTTGTAGACATCGCTAATATTGATCATTGAGCCAGAGAATTCTGTTTCACTTTGAGGTTGAGCAGACAGTTCCAACCAAACAATTACGATAGTGAAGCGTAAAGCCCCCGAAGAACAGGTACGTAGTACCGCCTTCTGTGCAATAGATAGGGGATATAAGCGAATAGCTGAATTTATTCAGCCGTCAAGATTGTATAAAGTTTTTCAACCTTCCTAATATCTTATACCAAGTGTGGTAGTATAAAGTGGGAGGTAAAAAGATGCTTGTTTTTAAGTTTAAAGCTTATGGGAAGTCAGCGCAATTATGCAAAATAAATGATGCAATTCGGACTGCAAAGTTTATTCGTAATAGCTGTATTCGGCTATGGATGGACGTTAAAGGCACAGGTAAAAATGATTTGCAAAAATATTGTGCTGTACTTGCGGCTAATTTTCCCTTTGCTAATGAACTTAATTCAATGGCTAGACAGGCTTCTGCTGAAAGAGCATGGTCTTCTATCTCTCGGTTTTATGACAACTGCAAGAAGGGTATTCCGGGTTTAAAGGGGTATCCTCGATTTCAGAAAGATTGTCGATCTGTTGAGTACAAATCGACTGGATGGAAGCTTGCAGATAATCGTAAATCAATAACTTTCACTGACAAAAAAGGTATTGGAAAGTTAAAACTCAAAGGTACTCGTGATTTGCACTTCTACCAAATTAACCAGATTAAACGGGTGAGGTTGGTGAAACGTGCGGATGGTGTGTATGTTCAATTTTGTATTGATGTAGAACGTTCCGAGAATATAGAACCGACTGGTAATACGGTTGGTTTAGACGTTGGACTTAAGGAATACTACACCGATTCAGATGGAACGATGGTTGAAAACCCAAAGTTCCTGCGTATTGGTGAAAAAGTTCTCAAGCGTTCACAACGTCGAGTTTCAAGAAAGATAAAAGGTTCAAAGAATAGAAGTAAGGCTAGACAAATTTTAGGTAAACGCCACCTCAAAATAAGTAGGCAACGTAAAGACCATGCTGTGAAATTAGCACGGTGCGTAGTTCAGTCTAACGACTTGATAGCCTATGAAGATTTGAGGATTAAGAATATGGTGAAAAATCACTGTTTAGCCAAGTCTATAAATGATGCATCTTGGTATCAGTTTCGTGTCTGGATTGAGTACTTTGGTAAAGTATTCAAGCGTGTCACGGTTGCGGTTAATCCGCAATATAGTAGCCAAGAATGCTCTAGCTGTGGTGAAACTGTTAAGAAAACTCTATCTACTCGAACCCACGTTTGTCAGTGTGGATGCGTAATGGATAGAGACGAAAACGCAGCTAGAAATATCCTTAGTCGAGGATTGGGTACGGTAGGGCATATCGGAACCTCTGCGCTAGACGTAGGCAACACTTGCGGAGATGAAACCTCTACTCTTGTTGGTGCAAACCTGCAAGAGCAAGTTATGTCTTAGATTCAAGAATCCCCGTCGCTTCAGCGCGGGGAGTGTCAAACCAGTTTGATGGTAAAAGCGGAGTTGTTGACAAACCTCTACTCCGGTTTGTAGCTTTTCTAGAGTTTTTTCCCACAAGTGGCGATCATCCAAGTCAATGAAATTGCCTAAAGCACTACCGATGACATCTGCTATGGCATAACCAAGGGTATTTGTCCAGGCTCGGTTGAGGAAATTGAGATTACCCAAGCGATCGCACTTAAACACAATTTCGCGCAGACTATCCACCAATTCGCGGTAACGCCGTTCGGATTGAGACAATTTCTCAATCAAACTGTACTGAATCTGTGTATGTAATTCATTGCTAAAATCTGACATTATACGGGAGCAACGCGATTTTGTGAGGTGCTGAAACC carries:
- a CDS encoding sensor histidine kinase is translated as MELSAQPQSETEFSGSMINISDVYNELRLRKHAEALLKQTNEELEARVEQRNIELIQANQDLKVTLEKLKYTQAQLVQTEKMSSLRQLVAGIAHEINNPVSFIYGNLKSADEYTQNLFSLLDIYQRHYPQSAEAIEEFTNFIELDFLRSDFPKLFKSMLMGAERIRDIVLSLRTFSRLDEAEMKAVDINQGIDSTIMIIQSRLNSYLAPGNLNVNSLTKCQFSQAFNVL
- a CDS encoding RNA-guided endonuclease InsQ/TnpB family protein; translation: MLVFKFKAYGKSAQLCKINDAIRTAKFIRNSCIRLWMDVKGTGKNDLQKYCAVLAANFPFANELNSMARQASAERAWSSISRFYDNCKKGIPGLKGYPRFQKDCRSVEYKSTGWKLADNRKSITFTDKKGIGKLKLKGTRDLHFYQINQIKRVRLVKRADGVYVQFCIDVERSENIEPTGNTVGLDVGLKEYYTDSDGTMVENPKFLRIGEKVLKRSQRRVSRKIKGSKNRSKARQILGKRHLKISRQRKDHAVKLARCVVQSNDLIAYEDLRIKNMVKNHCLAKSINDASWYQFRVWIEYFGKVFKRVTVAVNPQYSSQECSSCGETVKKTLSTRTHVCQCGCVMDRDENAARNILSRGLGTVGHIGTSALDVGNTCGDETSTLVGANLQEQVMS
- a CDS encoding type IV secretory system conjugative DNA transfer family protein — its product is MAGEIGQVINRNASSGGKSDEFFAKAGDLLAKALLQLVKGSPYPDMAMLYAVLRLPKLVQRLDHAVQSKRLDEWVATSFIQFLSAKDAEKTISGILTTAAGTFSSFIQADLLRAFIGKSDIPTKLEGREMVVFKLDDERRSVVGPLLAAAMHLMIVGNLSRPRKDPLIISLDELPSIKLDRLPQWINEYRSNGACFILGIQSLEQLYDIYGDKMGSAIASACSTHVLFNPGNYKTAEDYSKRYGEKEVLIKNRTTGRSLGGQMSRSISWSENLQKMPVISADEILKFPQGKCVITSPGYSSEGQASIPYPLIIPVSKADEKRAHDSEALWDTQVKPALESQVIIPDIKTLTQALHERIESAARMLPLPEEDVAPAQESSSSETDVLENFPARVYQTPGLH
- a CDS encoding PAS domain-containing protein, with the protein product MSDFSNELHTQIQYSLIEKLSQSERRYRELVDSLREIVFKCDRLGNLNFLNRAWTNTLGYAIADVIGSALGNFIDLDDRHLWEKTLEKLQTGVEVCQQLRFYHQTGLTLPALKRRGFLNLRHNLLLQVCTNKSRGFISASVAYV
- a CDS encoding transposase, encoding MVSILAHAQNLVYTLLSLMPSTYQQENLEAMLGLFLQSEGYPLPEHSKSKSASALSRFLNIYNWSTISVIRTTRNRVIKEILSQRTLGRKPFLQVIIDLTTLEKFGKFKGFENLIRVYNGKRGLHLVVVYLVVGRWRVPWSFRVWKGKGTPSPAQLGLKMVKCLPKKLTKHFQVMVLVDTAFGSVEFIHGVRKRKYHIIAGIACTRKLIDGRCVAQLHKRGQQLRLRGLKFPVYVSWYYFKRDDGKYVKRFVISTKALKASTISWWGKRRWRIEGWFKTAKHRFGLHRFGQGTLLGVYRCLVLSLISYILAHWAYLSTAIASTNLPDWGQAAEIAFQTIFPQLVVLLLLQDIERLRELALSQGIDIQISRCKI